A genomic stretch from Dehalococcoidia bacterium includes:
- a CDS encoding zinc dependent phospholipase C family protein produces the protein MPNLPAHIQLASSAASQIKHPDIEAFWGYFCLGATAPDIRALTKRARSEYHFVELDFETIGTGVETMFAAYPELMNAAEHDGPTRAFMAGYITHLLADESYIVRMFRPYFGVDGVFEDVELAKVLDRALQLDFDRRVWDDAREAIAGAEVELANVNVRFLPPEDLQQWEEWVYRVVDGGFSWDRLRFMARRIAAGNEEHPAYEHADAFLDSVDGWLNTLYDSVPRSRVDEFTAEAVDTLTDGLRSYLS, from the coding sequence ATGCCCAACCTCCCGGCTCACATCCAGCTTGCCTCCTCGGCAGCATCACAGATCAAACATCCTGACATCGAGGCGTTCTGGGGATACTTCTGCCTTGGAGCAACGGCACCTGACATCAGGGCGCTGACCAAGAGGGCTCGATCTGAGTACCACTTTGTGGAATTGGACTTCGAGACAATTGGCACGGGCGTCGAGACGATGTTCGCCGCATATCCCGAGCTAATGAATGCCGCAGAGCATGACGGTCCCACACGTGCATTCATGGCTGGTTACATCACTCATCTGTTGGCGGACGAGTCCTACATAGTTCGTATGTTCAGGCCCTATTTTGGCGTGGACGGGGTCTTTGAAGATGTGGAGCTGGCGAAGGTGTTGGATCGGGCCCTCCAGCTCGATTTCGACCGGCGTGTCTGGGACGATGCCAGAGAGGCGATTGCTGGTGCGGAAGTCGAATTGGCGAACGTCAACGTGAGATTTCTCCCCCCGGAAGACCTCCAGCAGTGGGAGGAGTGGGTCTACAGGGTCGTTGACGGCGGATTCTCGTGGGATCGGCTTCGTTTCATGGCACGCCGGATAGCGGCCGGAAATGAGGAGCACCCGGCATACGAACATGCGGATGCCTTCCTCGATTCGGTTGATGGATGGCTGAATACCCTCTATGACTCGGTTCCCAGGTCACGCGTGGATGAGTTCACTGCTGAAGCCGTCGACACGTTGACCGACGGACTCAGGAGCTACCTGTCGTGA
- the hisG gene encoding ATP phosphoribosyltransferase — MHDPCMSFMRACGLSVSRANSRRYIAEVRSVPGVTVMFQRGSDITAKVDDGAVDLGIVGKDQFLETRREDGDSRVVVDGLGFGRSNLVMAVPDAWVDVTSMSDLAEVSEEFRDMGQDLRVATKYPRLIQRHLLAHGVNYFSLVQSSGTLEAAPAMGFADIIGDITETGSTIRENRLKQIEGGTAISSDACVISRKMDPVRDTAQLAAARLLLEMMEANLGARTVVRITANMKGETAEEVAEYVLRHSDISGLQGPTISKVYAPDGTGWFAVTVIIEESRLLSAVDTIREIGGTSVTVDKPSYVFQSESTSYSRLVQAV, encoded by the coding sequence TTGCACGATCCTTGCATGTCGTTCATGCGTGCGTGCGGGCTTTCCGTTTCGAGGGCTAACAGTCGCCGTTACATCGCCGAGGTGAGATCTGTTCCAGGGGTCACGGTTATGTTCCAGCGTGGCTCAGATATAACTGCAAAGGTCGATGATGGTGCCGTAGACCTCGGAATAGTAGGTAAAGACCAGTTCCTCGAGACGCGAAGAGAGGACGGGGACAGCAGGGTAGTCGTTGACGGACTTGGCTTCGGTAGAAGCAATCTGGTCATGGCCGTACCTGATGCCTGGGTAGATGTAACGTCGATGTCCGACCTGGCTGAAGTTTCAGAAGAGTTTCGGGACATGGGCCAGGACCTGAGGGTCGCAACAAAATACCCTCGACTGATACAGCGGCACCTTCTGGCCCACGGGGTTAACTACTTCAGCCTGGTCCAGTCCAGCGGTACCCTGGAGGCTGCTCCCGCCATGGGTTTTGCCGATATCATTGGCGACATTACCGAGACCGGCTCGACTATCCGGGAAAACCGCCTGAAACAGATAGAAGGCGGGACTGCGATATCATCTGACGCCTGTGTCATTTCCAGGAAGATGGACCCCGTCCGTGACACCGCGCAGCTTGCAGCTGCCCGGCTCCTGTTGGAGATGATGGAGGCTAACCTGGGAGCAAGAACTGTCGTTAGGATTACCGCCAACATGAAGGGCGAGACGGCCGAGGAAGTGGCCGAGTACGTCCTGCGCCATTCTGATATCTCAGGACTTCAGGGCCCCACGATCTCGAAGGTGTATGCCCCTGATGGCACTGGATGGTTTGCCGTCACTGTAATCATCGAAGAGAGCCGGCTCCTCTCCGCGGTCGACACGATCCGTGAGATAGGCGGCACCAGCGTAACAGTGGATAAACCAAGCTACGTGTTTCAGTCTGAGTCGACCTCATATTCGAGACTCGTTCAAGCCGTGTAG